The segment GGGGCTCGCCGCGGAGCTCATCAAGGAGATGGCCTCCGCCGACCGGGTCGACCTCCTCGGCTCCTTCATCAAGTGGACCGGCGTGCGCACACTCACGCCCGGCCTTGAGTCGCTGGCCAGGCGCGGCGTGCCCATCCGGGTCCTGACCACCACCTACATCGGGGCAACCGACCGTAAGGCACTCGACGAGCTTGCCAAGCTCGGCGCGCAGGTGCGGGTGAACTACTTCTCCGCCTCCACGAAGCTGCACGCCAAGGCCTGGATCTTCCACCGCGACTCCGGCTACTCAACCGCTTACATCGGCTCGTCCAACCTCTCACGCAGCGCCATGACGGACGGCGTGGAGTGGAACGTACGCGTCTCGCAGGTCGCCACGCCACGGGTCTTGGACAAGTTCGCGGCGACCTTCGACACGTACTGGTCCTCCGCCGACTACGAGCGCTACGACCCGGCAACCGACGCCGACCGCCTCGAGGAGGCTCTGCGTGAGGCCCGCGGGCTGTCCGGGCCGCGCGTCGCGACGTCGTCAGTCACTGCCCTCGCCGTGCGCCCCTACCCGCACCAACAGCTCATGCTCGACGAGCTGGAGGCCGAGCGGGAGGGCGGGCGCCACGCGAACCTGTTGGTCGCGGCGACGGGAACCGGCAAGACGGTGGTGGCGGCGCTCGACTACGTGCGACTTATCGATCGTCTGAACGGTGACGGGAGGCGTGTCCTGCCGCGCCTCCTCTTCGTCGCTCATCGCAGGGAGATCCTCCTCCAGGCGCTCCGCACCTACCGCGACGTGCTCCGCGACGGCTCCTTCGGCGAGCTTCTCGTGGACGGGCAACGCCCCGCCCACGGCGACCACGTCTTCGCCTCGGTTCAATCCCTGGCAAATCCCGAGATCTTTGAGCCGGACCGCTTCGACGTCGTCGTCATCGACGAGTTCCACCACGCCCACGCGGCCTCCTACCGCAAGGTCTTGTCCCATTTCACCCCCATGGAGCTGCTGGGGCTGACGGCGACCCCGGAGCGCGGGGACGGGGTGAGCGTGGCGGAGGAGTTCTTCGGAGGGCGCATTGCCTCCGAGCTGCGGCTGTGGGATGCGCTCGACGCCGACCTGCTCGTGCCCTTCCACTACTTCGGCATCGCGGACGGGACGGACCTCAGCCGCGTCGCATTCCGGCGTGGCCAGTACGACCAGGCAGAGCTCGCCCGGCTGTACCTGGCCGACCGCGACCGCGCCGCCAAGATCGTGGAGAACACCGCGAAGTACGTCACTGACGTGAGCCAGATGAAGGCGCTCGGCTTCTGCGTGACGGTCGAGCATGCCCGCTTCATGGCCGACTACTTCACCGGCAGCGGCATCCCCGCCCTCATGCTTCACGGCGGTTCCAGCCGAGTCGAGCGCGAGGATGGGCTCGCGGCGCTACGCTCGGGCGAGGTGAAGGTGATCTTCACCGTCGACCTGTTTAACGAGGGCCTCGACATTCCCGACGTTGACACGATCATCATGGCCCGCCCCACACAGTCGGCCACGATCTTCCTCCAGCAGCTTGGGCGCGGACTGCGCCGGACGCCCACCAAGGCCGTGCTCACCGTGCTCGACTTCGTGGGTCACCAGAACGCCGACTTCCGCTTCGACATCAAGCTCCGCGCGTTGACAGGCCTCGGCCGGCGCAAGCTGCGCAAGGCTGTCGAGGCCGGCTTTCCGTTCCTCCCGGCCGGCTGCCACATCGAGCTCGATCGCGTCACCCAGGACGAGGTGCTCAAAAACCTCGCGCACAAAGCTAAGCTCAGCGCTTCCCAGCTAATTCGCGACATCGGCGTTCACGCCGGCGACGTCCGACCCTACACGCTGCGTTCCTACCTTCACGACGCTGACCGCTCCCTCGCTGACATCTATGCGAGCACGTCCCCGGTGACCGTCGGGGGACGCAGAGTAGCGCGCTCGTGGCAGACGCTGGCGAGCCTCGCACTCGACGGGGGAGAGGCGGTCGGGCAGGCCAGCGTGGTCGAGCTCAACCTGCTCAGGCGCATCCGAGCGTTCACCCATGTCAACGACCGCCCGCGCATCGCCGCCTACCGCAAGATCCTTGGTACGTTCGCCCTCGCCGAGACGCTCGGGGAGGCGCAAGCCGCGCTCGCCGGGCTGGGCGTGCAGGCCTGCTACGCGCCGATGCTGTTCTTTACGCTATGGCCCACAGGAGACCCCGGCGAGATGGTCGCCAAGCTGTGGGAGGCGGCTCACTCGAGCCTCCTGCGCGCGGAGATCGAGCAGGTGCTCGACGTGCGCGAGGACATGACGCGGACCGTGGCCCGCCCGCTACCGGGCAGGCTTGCCGGCGTGCCGATCCTCAGCCACGCCCGCTACACGCGCGAGGAGCTGCTGGCCGGTTTCGGCGTCGGCACGAGGGACAGGGAGAAGCCCGGAAACGTGCGCGAAGGGGTGAAGTTCGTCGAGCATATGGGCGTGGACATTCTGCTTGTCACCCTCAAGAAGTCCGAGGCCGACTACTCGCCGACCACGCTCTACCGCGATTATGCGATCTCCCCTTCTCGCTTCCACTGGGAATCGCAGTCGACGACGGGCGAGAACTCTCCGACGGGACAGCGCTACATTCATCACGCGAGCCGGGGTAGTGACGTCGTGATTTTTGTGCGCGAAGCGAAAACGGGAGAAATCGGCACCGAGCCCTACACGTGCCTGGGTACGGCGCGATACGTCACCCACCGCGGATCTAAGCCAATGGCGGTCGAATGGGAGCTTGACCGGGCCATGCCGCCAAAGGTGCTGGCCGTCTCCAAGCTCGTCTCGTGATCCGGGTTTGGGACATAAGACGACAATTTGTCGGTGCTACGGCGATAGACTTGGTGCGTGCGCGCATCGGCGCGTGGAATCCAATGAAGGAGTTTATCTACATGGCAAAGTCTCCCGTTACCGTCACCGTCACGGGCGCAGCCGGCCACATCGGCTACGCGCTTCTTTTCCGCATCGCATCCGGCGCGCTGCTGGGCCATGACGTCCCGGTTCGCCTCAACCTGCTTGAGATCCCCCAGGGCCTGAAGGCCGCCGAGGGCACCGCGATGGAGCTCAATGACTCGGCGTTCCCGCTGCTAGAGTCGGTCAACATCTATGATGACGCCAACAAGGCCTTCGATGGCGCCTCCGTCGGCCTGCTCGTGGGCGCCCGTCCGCGCACCAAGGGCATGGAGCGTGCCGACCTCCTCGAAGCCAACGGCGGTATCTTCGGCCCGCAGGGCAAGGCCATCAACGACCACGCGGCTGATGACATCCGCGTCCTCGTCGTCGGCAACCCGGCCAACACCAACGCTGTGATCGCCATGCAGCACGCCCCGGACGTCCCGAAGGAGCGCTTCACCGCCATGATGCGCCTTGACCACAACCGGGCCATCTCCCAGCTCGCTGAGAAGACCGGCGCCCGCGTGGCCGACATCAAGAAGATGACCGTGTGGGGCAACCACTCCGCCGATCAGCACCCGGACGTCACCTGGGCCACCGTCAACGGCAAGCCCGCACTCGAGCTGGTGGACCAGGCCTGGCTGGAGGACTACTTCGTGCCGACCGTCGCCAAGCGCGGCGCCGCCATCATCGAGGCGCGCGGCGCTTCCTCGGCTGCGTCGGCCGCGTCGGCTGCTATCGACCACGTCTTCGACTGGGTCAACGGCACGCCGGAAGGCGACTGGGTCACCCCCGGCGTCTACTCGGACGGCTCGCACTACGGCGTCCCCGAGGGCCTCATCTTCGGTTTCCCTGCCACCTCCAAGGGCGGCGAGTGGGAGATCGTCGAGGGCCTGGAGATCTCCGAGGCCACCCGCGTGGGCATCGACCGCAACATCAAGGCTGCTCAGGAGGAGCTCGAGGCGGTCCGCGCCCTCGGTCTGATCAAGTAAGCTAGGACAAGAGGATGGGCGCCCCTGCGGGGGTGCCCATTTTCTGTGCCCGCGAGCCAACCGGGTAGGATGGGAAGGCGTGCAAGGCGCATGAATGAGCGAGGAGGAGCCATGGAGCGGTCCGAGGAACAGTTTGAGCGGATGACCTCCGGTAAGCTTTACCGCGTGGAGGGCCACGCCTTTGAGGCGGCTTTCGCGCGCTCGATGCGCCTCCAGGATAAGATCAACGCCCTGCCCAGCGACGACACGGATGCGATCGCGGCTGTGGCAGGCGAGCTGTTCGGTAGCTTCGGCGACGGCGCCACCATCCGCACGCCGTTCTACTGCGACTACGGAGCCCACACCCACATTGGTGCGGGCACCTTTATCAATTTCGACTGCGTCTTCCTTGACGTGGCCGAGATTAAAGTCGGCAAGAACTGCCAGATTGCCCCGCGCGTCCAGCTGCTGACCGCGGAGCATCCCCTCCCAGCCACCCCGCGGCGCGAGGGCTGGGAGTCGGGCCGCCCGATCGTCGTCGGTGACAACGTGTGGCTCGGTGCCGGCGTCATCGTTCTTCCGGGCGTGACGATCGGGGAGAACACGGTGGTCGGTGCCGGCGCGGTCGTGACGAAGGACCTGCCAGCGAACGTCATCGCGGTGGGCAACCCCGCCCGCGTGTTGCGCCCGCTTCCCGACGACGTCGAGTCGGCCGAGCTGGTGCCCGAACACCTCCTCTAGGCGGGAGCGCCAACGTGTGCCTGCATGGCTGAGTGTCAGCCACGCAGGCCTAACTGTGTTTGTCAAGTCCTTGCGATCATTTTGTTTTCCGTTTTATTCGCTATGTTCTTTGGCTTGATTGCAGGTGTTTCCTGGGGTGGACGGGTTCCGTCCGAAATCGTGGGAGCTTTGGGCCGTTAATCACATTTTCGCCGCCTTAGGGTTTCTAGTACAGAAGTCAAACCGTGATTAGCCGTCCCACCAACATTGAAGTTGACAGGAATTCTTACCCGCTCCGTCGCCTAGAGAGTTGACACAATGAAAGCGAAAAACGAAGTACGAGCACAGGACTTGTCTCGTGGTCGTCGATTCTTCCTCCTGACCCTGGTCTCCATGGGGAGCTCCATCATCTACACCCCGGCCTACCTCAAGGCCGTCTTCTATGATCCG is part of the Trueperella abortisuis genome and harbors:
- a CDS encoding DUF3427 domain-containing protein — translated: MKNSAGSGAPRHDAVGSPVLLPGLYERLIDAELAELLAATQLRAVSAAVDAADAPHILTTHLAGRIEAALSQVEAGERLALANRLLEVLPDSSPLRESPPAGSAKSGSSTTRPASPDQLLSLSRPAFDAPPERPEIPLADVALLTNGPQDPGLAAELIKEMASADRVDLLGSFIKWTGVRTLTPGLESLARRGVPIRVLTTTYIGATDRKALDELAKLGAQVRVNYFSASTKLHAKAWIFHRDSGYSTAYIGSSNLSRSAMTDGVEWNVRVSQVATPRVLDKFAATFDTYWSSADYERYDPATDADRLEEALREARGLSGPRVATSSVTALAVRPYPHQQLMLDELEAEREGGRHANLLVAATGTGKTVVAALDYVRLIDRLNGDGRRVLPRLLFVAHRREILLQALRTYRDVLRDGSFGELLVDGQRPAHGDHVFASVQSLANPEIFEPDRFDVVVIDEFHHAHAASYRKVLSHFTPMELLGLTATPERGDGVSVAEEFFGGRIASELRLWDALDADLLVPFHYFGIADGTDLSRVAFRRGQYDQAELARLYLADRDRAAKIVENTAKYVTDVSQMKALGFCVTVEHARFMADYFTGSGIPALMLHGGSSRVEREDGLAALRSGEVKVIFTVDLFNEGLDIPDVDTIIMARPTQSATIFLQQLGRGLRRTPTKAVLTVLDFVGHQNADFRFDIKLRALTGLGRRKLRKAVEAGFPFLPAGCHIELDRVTQDEVLKNLAHKAKLSASQLIRDIGVHAGDVRPYTLRSYLHDADRSLADIYASTSPVTVGGRRVARSWQTLASLALDGGEAVGQASVVELNLLRRIRAFTHVNDRPRIAAYRKILGTFALAETLGEAQAALAGLGVQACYAPMLFFTLWPTGDPGEMVAKLWEAAHSSLLRAEIEQVLDVREDMTRTVARPLPGRLAGVPILSHARYTREELLAGFGVGTRDREKPGNVREGVKFVEHMGVDILLVTLKKSEADYSPTTLYRDYAISPSRFHWESQSTTGENSPTGQRYIHHASRGSDVVIFVREAKTGEIGTEPYTCLGTARYVTHRGSKPMAVEWELDRAMPPKVLAVSKLVS
- a CDS encoding malate dehydrogenase is translated as MAKSPVTVTVTGAAGHIGYALLFRIASGALLGHDVPVRLNLLEIPQGLKAAEGTAMELNDSAFPLLESVNIYDDANKAFDGASVGLLVGARPRTKGMERADLLEANGGIFGPQGKAINDHAADDIRVLVVGNPANTNAVIAMQHAPDVPKERFTAMMRLDHNRAISQLAEKTGARVADIKKMTVWGNHSADQHPDVTWATVNGKPALELVDQAWLEDYFVPTVAKRGAAIIEARGASSAASAASAAIDHVFDWVNGTPEGDWVTPGVYSDGSHYGVPEGLIFGFPATSKGGEWEIVEGLEISEATRVGIDRNIKAAQEELEAVRALGLIK
- a CDS encoding sugar O-acetyltransferase; protein product: MERSEEQFERMTSGKLYRVEGHAFEAAFARSMRLQDKINALPSDDTDAIAAVAGELFGSFGDGATIRTPFYCDYGAHTHIGAGTFINFDCVFLDVAEIKVGKNCQIAPRVQLLTAEHPLPATPRREGWESGRPIVVGDNVWLGAGVIVLPGVTIGENTVVGAGAVVTKDLPANVIAVGNPARVLRPLPDDVESAELVPEHLL